DNA sequence from the Vicia villosa cultivar HV-30 ecotype Madison, WI linkage group LG3, Vvil1.0, whole genome shotgun sequence genome:
ATCGATAAGAAATATTATCATCTACACTTTCCTTGGTGTTATTTTAACTTCTGCTATTGTCACTTGTGGAGTTATTTTAGCACTAAGGATTCAAGGGGAcagtttttatgggagaaataATTTCGATGAAGTTGAAATGGAATGGTCTTTCACTCCATTCCAGAAGATTAACTTCAACATCAACGACGTGGTTTCAAAGTTGTCGGATTCAAATATCGTCGGAAAGGGTTGCTCGGGCGTTGTTTACCGCGTAGAGACTTCGACAAAACAGATTATTGCGGTGAAGAAGCTATGGCCTATAAAGAACGAAGAGCCACCAGAGCGAGATTTTTTTACAGCAGAAGTTCAGACGCTTGGATCGATAAGGCATAAGAATATAGTAAGACTTTTAGGATGCTGCAACAACGGAAGAACTAGATTGCTGTTGTTTGATTACATATGTAATGGAAGTTTGTTTGGATTGCTCCATGAAAAGAGATTGTTCTTGGATTGGGATGCAAGGTATAAGATCATACTTGGAACAGCTCATGGTTTGGAATATCTTCATCATGATTGTATCCCTCCAATCGTCCATCGCGACGTTAAGGCTAACAACATCTTGGTCGGTCCACAGTTTGAAGCTTTTCTTGCTGATTTCGGCCTTGCAAAATTGGTCATTTCCTCAGATTGCTCAAGAGCCTCGCATGTAGTTGCAGGTTCTTACGGATACATAGCTCCCGGTGAGTTTAAAAATTTTAAGATTCGAAAAAGACCATTTCATACGAGCTTATCAGTCTTGCATCAATTTTgtcaaaaagaatttaaaaaatcaTGAATTAAGAATCAAGTATTATgcagttattttaaaaaaatatatggttATTGCATAGGTTTACAAGGCGATATGATGAGTTCTCATTGGACGTCGGTCTAATGAGAACTCAGAGCATGTTCTGTCAGTATAAATTAGTTTTATACCGATGTCTAATAAGAATAGAGCATTGCAGTTATTTTACATCCATTTTGGTTAATGACAGTATCATGTGTGAAACTGCAGAATATGGATACAGTTCAAGGATCACGGAAAAGAGCGACGTGTACAGTTACGGTGTCGTGCTTCTCGAGATGTTAACCGGAATGGAACCAACCGATAACAGGATTCCAGAGAGTGCTCACATTGTAACATGGGTTATCAGTGAAATCagagagaagaaaagagaattCACATCCATTCTTGATCAGCAATTACTATTGCAATGTGGAACAAGAACACAAGAGATGCTTCAAGTCTTAGGAGTGGCTCTTCTCTGTGTGAATCCATCACCAGAAGAAAGACCAACAATGAAAGATGTAACAGCAATGCTCAAGGAGATTAGCCATGAAAATGATGATATGGATAAACCCAATCTTCTGCATAATAAAGGCATGGTTACCAATCCTAAAGCAGCAGTTCATTGTTCTAGTTTCTCAAGATCATGTGAACTTTTGAtagaatcatcatcttcttcttcatagtcaacaaattaaatattaatttcttaAGTCACAGATTATTTATTTGTATAGATTATAGTATTTATATTTTATGCAAATTCCATATTACaattgtgttattttttttagataaaatctTTCTCCTATCACATGAATAAAAGCAATACATCTTTTCAATATGGAGTGCACTAAAATTCAGGAAGAAAATGATGCATTAGTCTCAGTCATACCAATCTAAGATCCTGCTTTTGCCGACATGAGTGGTCAGAAGAAGTAAACTAATCAAAAGTTCACAAAGGGCTTATCATTAATTGTGAATAatgtatgtatttattttttgaaaaatattagttATTATTTTATCGTATTCTTTTAGTATAAATCAGATATTCTCTGCAGCGCGTGCAACTGCAGAGACTAACCCTTGAGCCGGGGAGTCTTATTTTGTTGTATTCTCTTCCTAAGTAGGTTTTGGAATACCTTTAATGTTCAATATTCCCTTGTTGAAAGAAGTTGTGGTTATGAGAAGTGGTACTAGTAAGAGGTGTAGGTTCAATTAACCTTGGGAATGAATGACTTGTTAGAGAAGGGATCTCATAAAAGGACATAGGTTTTCAAGGGACGGGGAGAGATGGGCAAGAGAAAAAGCAAGAATGAGTTGATGTTGTCTTCATTCGTGGCATTATAAGGTTATAGGGCACAAAAAAATATGAAGAGAAAAGAAGCAAAAATATGGGCCACAATCTTTTAGAATTATTAATGTAAAGATAAAGATAGGTCGTGCTCCATGTTATTGAAAAGATGTCTTGCTTTTATTCATGTGATAGGAGACCATCCCTGGTCCACACATAGTTTGATACATCTTATAATTCATTATATCTCCCCTAGGCCATAGTTAGAAAAACAAGCAACATCAATGTTAAGTAATCATTATCTTCCCATACAAGAAACATGAAAATCAAGAATTATTCATTTTGGAAGGTGTTATGTGATATGAGGTGGACCAAGATTGACAATAACATGGGTTGATGAAGTGCGGAAGAGGATGAAGGTTTGTGCTATATGGCAGGAGGTGGTGTACATGCAAACACTTCAACGTTTAAGTCAATTAATGAACAAGATGAATGAAAAGTTTTACATGAAAGAATGTGTACATTTTCTTGGTGCATGTGAACTTTTATAAGCGGGTTTCAGAAGAATGGGACGAAAACTACTCGAGTTCATTTTGAGATCCTCGACGTGATTCATAGATCGGCATTTGATGCTTACTAATGCAGTGATTGATCGACCAGATACACTAGGGTATGTTGGCATTGCATTTTCGTACACACATCTATGTAATAAAGTTCATTAAGAATCGGGCCTATGTCCGGCCCATAACAAAAGGTAAGAAGATTAATGCTCAATCTGCCCCTATATGctcctaaataaataaaaaaaaaaaacgcatatTAGGGAGTTGGATTTAGTAACTATCAAAAGGTAATGTATGTATCTAGTTCTTTTGCCCCAAAAATATTGTGTACTCAGTTCAGTTAACTTCATGTGTTTGCATTATCATCATACATACACCATGGTGAAAACAGGTTATAATTTTAGGATTTTAGATTTAACAATACAGTGGGAAGGAAAGGACAGTAGTGGCCATTCACGTTTTCAGTGTCATATTCCCCCTTTTAGTgattttctttttcgttttttcgGTTCTAACCAATACGAAAATTGGTCAGCCTTTACTTTAAATCTATTCTCAAACTTCAAATGTCACTGTCTTCATTCAGTTGCTTCACCAGTGTTAGGCCAAGCATGGAAAGAAGTTTGCATTTTCAAAAGAATTTTAGAATAATTTCTTATTATAACAACTTACAACATACAAGAAACAGAGAACGGGAAAACCAGAACCTCTTCTGACTAAATGCTTTCACATTACATATGTTTCTAATCATCAACCTATACAACTTAATGACATGACATATTCAGTAAATATAAGAATTACATATTACACCAGTTCCTTTCAAATGGCACTTTCGGAATTCAAGTTAACCGAGACCACTGAATggaaggaaaagaataaacaggTGTATGTATTACATAAATATAGAACTAAAAGGAAAACTTGAACTCACTGATTGATATCTCGTACAAGATAGCTACAATGTACAGAACAAAACTTCTTTCATGGGTGCCACTTTATGCTGCATCCAACACTTCATACAAATAGGAAAAACATGACCATGACAGATACCATAAATTGAAAATTTCTCAAACATTCAAAAAGGGAACTATATGTACAAAGTACCTAGGTTTTTGCGCTGCTGGTACTGGCTGGCCACTCAGAACACGATCTATCGCCAAGCTCAAGTCTCTTTATAATTCAATAAACATATTAAATCAAAAGGTTAAACTACTTTGAAGAGATTAAAAATGTTCATATAAATGTAAAATGTTAATTCAGTTATAAGAAACTAACCTTCCAGTTACTGGTATGTTATTATTACTTGGCCTTGAATCATCAAACTGACCGTGATAAACCAGCTCAAACGGCCTTCGACCATCCTGTTACTATTTGATTAATGTATAGAAAATACAACATACCTCAACATTTAGAGGACAACAGTAACTGGTTGTAATTACCTTTTTGAAAACGTAAAATTCTGGTGTGCAAACTGCTCCGAAATCTCGTGCAACTTCCTGTGACTGCAATAAAGAGCATTCCATCAAAGAGTTTTACAATTACGGACATATATAACCTCAGAGTTTTAAAGGGAATCGTACCTCATCGTATAGGTATGGGAAAGGATAAGCAAACAATTTAGCATCTTCTGCCATAAATTCTGGTCCATCCTGTGACACGGAATCCCCAGTTGAACAAATCATTCAATAGTTTCAACGTAGCTATATTCAGGGATATGATTCATTTCATATATAGTTACTATTACCTGGGGGTGTGTAGCTGCAGAATTTGAAGATATAGCAACGACGGCAAGTCCTTTCTGCAGAGAGAGaggataaaaaaaacaattttataatggTTTTAACTTTACAATATGGACCTGCTACCAAAAAAAGAACGAAATTTCTACCAGGGTAATTTGTTTGGCTACCTTCATATAGAATTTAGTAAGCTTTACAATATCCTTTTTCAGGTACTTAACAAATGGACAGTGGTTGCATATAAACATAACCTGCATGACCACATAAAGAAGGAGAAAATACAAACACTATCACCATCGAGAACGATATAGTTTCCACTAAATAAGCAAAAACAAGAGAGAGGTCTTAATTAGAATTTCCAAAACACTAATGTTTTATGCATCATATAGTAGTTCATAGAGAATAAGCACAAGAACAATCCATAAAACTTACCCACATACAACAAAATAGTCCATGAAGTAAGGACATTTTGCACATTATAGCTGGACCTAAATAGCTTATATGCATGAAGACTTCGTGACACCGACATTGATTGATGGTTACATTCAAATTCAATCACTTTTCATTAGTGAATATGATTAGAGTATAATGGACATGCGTTGacggtgtaaaatagttttacggTCAAATAAAAAATCCTACCAATAGAGCTGGATGAGCCTCAAAATCTTCCAATGTCCAAACCTTCCCAGTAAGAGGCTCTGGAAGCTATATCATTTTCAATCCATCCAAATAAAAAGAGTAATTAATCTCATATTTGAAAgaacaaataaattaataaaaagggATAATCCAAGGCAAAAACCTGAAATTGAGGGGCTCTGAAACCCAAGGTGACACCTTTAGACTCGGTTCTGGCAGCTCTAATCACGAAGCCTGTTGGGTGTGAGTATTTTCTTTTAGTATTGAGTTTGAAGGGCAGAGGATGTTTGGAAAAAGAGCATGACTGAGAGAGTGAGAATCCAGAAGCATTAGAACCTAACTGAACAAACGGTGACGAAAAGGAAGTGATTCTCAGTCTCAGTGCCATAATGGATTTTACTCACTCCAATATTCACCTCAGCCTCAATTTTCCAGCATCATCTTCTTCGCCGGTCACCCCACCTATATATCCCacgcccaaaaaaaaaaaaaaacaaagttaaATACATTTTTGTCTCATAAATAGACCATAATTAGACTTTAGTCCTTAAAAATTTCAtcaaataatagtttttttttatgtttttggagtCCTCGTAAATATATCGCAACattcaatttaattattaaaaaaaaaaaaaattaaagaatgaTCTTCTTAAAAGTTTTCATCCACAATTTTAGTCTCTACCATCTATTTGATCTAACGGAAGCTAACGTGACACGCTATGTTGTTTGCCACGTCATTTAAAATCAATATTGTGTTGGACTGCAAAAAAATGTGTTATAGTGCGGGGGTTAGAAACCTCCTTAATCACTTAaaaattaggggtgttcgcgggccggtttggttcggttttgagaaaatccgatacccaaaccgattaaaattacatggattggtttggattggatttacaaATTTTTTCGATAAAActcaaaccgaaccgaaccgagaAACAGCGggttggtttggattggattgatcgggtagataaaaaatacaaaaatatttgaaaatataatttatttatgaaaattaattttccataataatattataaatatagtaTTAATAGTGTTCAAATGTAAATATTAGACTAACAATTTTTTCGTATTAGATTCAAAATATCTAACATAAAAGGTTTTGAATATATAATAGTATTAATAGTGTTCAAATATAAATATTAGACTAACAATTTTTTTCGTATTAGATTCAAAATATCTAACATAAAAGGTTTTGAATATATAATTAGTTATTTGAATTAGTATGgtaatgaatgtgtttcataacactatgtttatgtttagtTACCACAAtacactaacaattttctaataacaaattaaaataacataacttGTCCATATACTAGATTTCACttttttcttgttgaagttaaATGTTTGGTAGTAATTTTTATGATAGTTACttatggttggtttgggttgggtTTGCGGGTAGAAATTTAAAAATCCGATGCCCGAACCAATTGAcattggatttcattggtttggttcggttcttgcccgaactgaaaaaaaagcccaacccaaacactatggtttggtttggattccggtttggttcggatttacccgaaccaatgaacacccctattAAAAATTTAACAATTCTTAACACCATATTGTCTTTGTTAATTTCAATTATAGATTATGAATATTGTTATTGATATTTTTATGCACATAGTATGTTCCAATCCAACATCATGAACTACATCACTTGCTTCACCTTTTTTTTCACGAATGTCTTCATCACTTTCACGATCAACCcattataatttaatttcaacCTCTTCATGACTTTTATCTCAATTCCACTAattatcttcttcaaattttgcacCTCTGCACAAAATATTCTCATGCATGTAAAGCTTTGGTTTCATTGTATAATTCAGTCAGTCAAATAGTTATCTCTCTACGTTGTTTTCTTTGCTACCAATGATACCAAAGCTTTACACATATGATATAGGGAATAAAATTAAATGTTGAGTTATTTATAAGgacgaaaaacatatttaacccaagaATATATAGATTATATGTTGAATGCATTTTAATACACTACCCAAATATAGTATTTTTTTACCATTAATGTCAAATTTAACCCTTATCATATGTGTTATATATAGGACAATGGTTTATTTAAGGCGGTATTCTACATCAATGATTGTTTTGCAAAAGACCCTAAAGTTAAGATATGTATGTGATGAGGTTTATGCATATAATGGACAAGATTCTGATTATTGATTCTATTTTAAAGCATGTGACTTAATTAAGGGGATGGACACAGAGTTTGATGATGAGGTTGTAAAAATGATGTAGAAACATGAGGGTTGGAAGAAAATCTAAAACCCTTTAAGAATGATGGGGATACAACTCAACTATCTAATTTTAATGAGAAAAAATAAGTCTGATGTTGAAATATTCATTGAGCTCAAACCATCTACAAGTAACTCTACATTTATGGATAGGGTGGGAGAGAAAAATAAGGGAAATAAGTGTGATGAGGATGTGATAAGGTAAAAGAGAGGGTGAATGGATTTAATGAAGGTTTTGATGTATGGTTTAATGAAGGGTTTCACAAAACTCCTTCAACAAATTCATAATTTCCAAACCATTCATCCAGCTCCGATCATCATTTTCAACTTCATAAACTTCTTTTGCTTGC
Encoded proteins:
- the LOC131661336 gene encoding uncharacterized protein LOC131661336 encodes the protein MALRLRITSFSSPFVQLGSNASGFSLSQSCSFSKHPLPFKLNTKRKYSHPTGFVIRAARTESKGVTLGFRAPQFQLPEPLTGKVWTLEDFEAHPALLVMFICNHCPFVKYLKKDIVKLTKFYMKKGLAVVAISSNSAATHPQDGPEFMAEDAKLFAYPFPYLYDESQEVARDFGAVCTPEFYVFKKDGRRPFELVYHGQFDDSRPSNNNIPVTGRDLSLAIDRVLSGQPVPAAQKPSVGCSIKWHP